One Cellulomonas soli DNA window includes the following coding sequences:
- the ychF gene encoding redox-regulated ATPase YchF translates to MALTIGIVGLPNVGKSTLFNALTRASVLAANYPFATIEPNVGVVPLPDPRLETLAGIFGSERILPATVSFVDIAGIVKGASEGEGLGNKFLANIREAEAICQVTRAFADPDVVHVDGRVSPKDDIETINTELILADLQTLEKAVPRLEKEVRAKKVDAALLEAAQAAQAVLEQGQTLFQGAKAAGIDPEQLAQLQLMTAKPFIYVFNTDDAGLADTALQDELRALVAPADAVFLDAKFESELVELEPDEAKEMLADNGQDEAGLDQLARVGFHTLGLQTYLTAGPKEARAWTIHQGWTAPQAAGVIHTDFQKGFIKAEVVSFQDLVDAGSVAAARAAGKARIEGKDYVMVDGDVVEFRFNV, encoded by the coding sequence GTGGCACTCACCATCGGCATCGTCGGCCTGCCCAACGTCGGCAAGTCCACCCTCTTCAACGCCTTGACGCGTGCGTCGGTCCTCGCGGCGAACTACCCGTTCGCGACGATCGAGCCGAACGTGGGCGTCGTGCCGCTGCCCGACCCGCGGCTCGAGACGCTCGCCGGGATCTTCGGCTCCGAGCGGATCCTGCCCGCGACCGTCTCGTTCGTCGACATCGCCGGCATCGTCAAGGGCGCCTCCGAGGGGGAGGGGCTCGGCAACAAGTTCCTGGCGAACATCCGTGAGGCCGAGGCGATCTGCCAGGTCACCCGCGCGTTCGCCGACCCGGACGTCGTGCACGTCGACGGTCGCGTCTCGCCGAAGGACGACATCGAGACGATCAACACCGAGCTGATCCTCGCCGATCTGCAGACGCTGGAGAAGGCCGTCCCGCGACTGGAGAAGGAGGTCCGGGCGAAGAAGGTCGACGCCGCGCTGCTGGAGGCCGCCCAGGCCGCTCAGGCCGTGCTCGAGCAGGGGCAGACCCTCTTCCAGGGTGCGAAGGCCGCCGGGATCGACCCCGAGCAGCTCGCCCAGCTCCAGCTGATGACCGCCAAGCCGTTCATCTACGTGTTCAACACCGATGACGCAGGCCTGGCCGACACGGCCCTGCAGGACGAGCTGCGCGCGCTCGTCGCGCCGGCCGACGCGGTGTTCCTCGACGCCAAGTTCGAGTCCGAGCTCGTCGAGCTCGAGCCCGACGAGGCCAAGGAGATGCTCGCCGACAACGGTCAGGACGAGGCCGGCCTCGACCAGCTCGCGCGCGTCGGGTTCCACACCCTCGGCCTGCAGACCTACCTGACGGCGGGGCCCAAGGAGGCCCGTGCCTGGACGATCCACCAGGGCTGGACGGCGCCCCAGGCGGCCGGTGTCATCCACACCGACTTCCAGAAGGGCTTCATCAAGGCCGAGGTCGTCTCGTTCCAGGACCTCGTCGACGCCGGCTCCGTCGCCGCGGCCCGCGCGGCAGGCAAGGCCCGTATCGAGGGCAAGGACTACGTGATGGTCGACGGCGACGTCGTGGAGTTCCGCTTCAACGTGTAG
- a CDS encoding DUF952 domain-containing protein: MQIFHLTHRDDWNAALVHGTYAISTRGASLQDVGFVHASYAHQLGPMAEFVYARDDAELCVLVLDPSAIRAAGTHVVDGDGGDGELYPHIYGPITPEFVTEVRPAWFDAEGRFHF; the protein is encoded by the coding sequence ATGCAGATCTTCCATCTGACCCATCGTGACGACTGGAACGCGGCGTTGGTACACGGCACCTACGCGATCTCGACCCGGGGCGCGAGCCTGCAGGACGTGGGCTTCGTCCATGCCTCGTATGCTCACCAGCTCGGTCCCATGGCCGAGTTCGTCTACGCGCGGGACGACGCCGAGCTCTGCGTGCTGGTTCTCGACCCGTCCGCGATCCGCGCTGCCGGCACACATGTCGTGGACGGGGACGGCGGGGACGGCGAGCTGTACCCGCACATCTACGGCCCGATCACCCCCGAGTTCGTCACCGAGGTCCGGCCCGCCTGGTTCGACGCCGAGGGCCGCTTCCACTTCTGA
- a CDS encoding type II toxin-antitoxin system RelE/ParE family toxin, with product MIRSFASKDTERLWRRHRVPSLDPRVERVALRKLRQIGAAESIEDLRVPPGNRLEQLRGDRFGQYSIRINDQWRICFTWTVAGPEEVEIVDYH from the coding sequence GTGATCCGGTCGTTCGCCAGCAAGGACACCGAACGCCTGTGGCGACGCCACCGAGTCCCGTCTCTCGATCCGCGGGTCGAGAGGGTCGCTCTGCGCAAGCTCCGGCAGATCGGTGCCGCGGAGTCGATCGAGGACCTGCGGGTGCCACCGGGAAACCGGCTGGAGCAGCTGCGGGGCGACCGGTTCGGCCAATACAGCATCCGGATCAACGACCAGTGGCGGATCTGCTTCACGTGGACCGTCGCTGGCCCTGAGGAGGTCGAGATCGTTGACTACCACTGA
- a CDS encoding HigA family addiction module antitoxin has product MTTTEVNDKIAPIHPGEVLQEDFLDGFGITQHRLAVSIGVPPRRINEIVHGKRSVSADTALRLAKFFGTSAAYWLSLQARYDLDLAEDRVADQIAAIAPLQVA; this is encoded by the coding sequence TTGACTACCACTGAGGTGAACGACAAGATCGCGCCGATCCACCCGGGCGAGGTGCTCCAGGAGGACTTCCTCGACGGCTTCGGCATCACGCAGCACAGGCTCGCCGTCTCGATCGGCGTACCTCCACGACGGATCAACGAGATCGTCCACGGCAAGCGGAGCGTCTCGGCAGACACCGCGCTCCGGCTGGCGAAGTTCTTCGGCACGTCGGCGGCCTACTGGCTGAGCCTCCAGGCGCGGTACGACCTGGACCTCGCCGAGGATCGGGTTGCGGACCAGATCGCCGCGATCGCGCCGTTGCAGGTCGCGTGA
- a CDS encoding tyrosine-protein phosphatase, with translation MRALAVDGLVNARDLGGLPLRGGGATPRGVFFRSENVDALTARGWGELHRLGVRTVVDLRQAAERERDQCTRPDWVVTVHVDLDGLENVDFWHDYAESGLWGTAAHFLPHLAAMPERAGAALEAVAGAREGGVLFHCMSGRDRTGLVAMLLLSVVGVESDAIVDDYLETVRRADALAAASGRENDEPAREAILARRGSSTEQAFRDALAGLDLVAFLTLAGVPEGAQRRLRTWRGSITSGEDAR, from the coding sequence GTGCGAGCTCTGGCGGTCGACGGCCTCGTCAATGCGCGGGACCTCGGCGGCCTTCCCCTGCGCGGGGGCGGCGCGACGCCGCGCGGGGTCTTCTTCCGCTCCGAGAACGTCGATGCCCTGACGGCCCGCGGGTGGGGCGAGCTCCACAGGCTCGGAGTTCGCACCGTCGTCGATCTTCGGCAGGCTGCCGAGCGGGAGCGGGACCAGTGCACCCGGCCCGACTGGGTGGTCACCGTGCACGTCGACCTGGACGGCCTGGAGAACGTCGACTTCTGGCACGACTACGCGGAGAGCGGGCTGTGGGGCACCGCTGCCCACTTCTTGCCCCACCTGGCCGCCATGCCCGAGCGTGCCGGCGCCGCGCTCGAGGCCGTGGCCGGGGCGCGCGAGGGCGGAGTCCTCTTCCACTGCATGTCGGGACGCGACCGGACCGGCCTCGTCGCGATGCTCCTGCTCAGCGTCGTCGGCGTGGAGTCTGACGCGATCGTGGACGACTACCTGGAGACGGTGCGTCGTGCCGATGCGCTCGCTGCGGCGAGCGGACGTGAGAACGACGAGCCCGCGCGTGAGGCGATCCTCGCGCGCCGGGGCTCGAGCACCGAACAGGCGTTCCGGGATGCGCTCGCAGGCCTGGACCTGGTCGCGTTCCTCACGCTGGCAGGAGTTCCGGAGGGCGCCCAGCGACGGCTTCGGACGTGGCGCGGCTCGATCACCTCGGGCGAGGACGCTCGCTGA
- a CDS encoding dihydrofolate reductase family protein gives MSVRVDLNISLDGFATTTDQTPERPFGEDWPRLVGAYTATRTFRERVLHDTSGEGTTGVDETYARSYFAEVGAEIMGAGMFGLHNHPDDPDWRGWWGDEPPFRVPVLVLTHTPRPSLEMAGGTTFHFLSAAPREALDRAREAAGGKDVRVGGGPTVVRDFLKAGLVDQLHVAIAPILLGRGTRLWDDLRGLESGYEVTAETAESGTIHLTFRR, from the coding sequence ATGTCGGTACGTGTCGACCTGAACATCTCGCTCGACGGCTTCGCGACCACGACGGACCAGACACCCGAGAGACCGTTCGGCGAGGACTGGCCGCGCCTCGTCGGCGCCTACACCGCCACCAGGACCTTCCGGGAACGCGTCCTGCACGACACCTCGGGCGAGGGCACGACCGGCGTGGACGAGACGTACGCGCGGTCCTACTTCGCCGAGGTCGGCGCAGAGATCATGGGTGCGGGCATGTTCGGGCTGCACAACCACCCCGACGACCCCGACTGGCGAGGCTGGTGGGGCGACGAACCTCCGTTCCGGGTCCCGGTGCTCGTCCTCACGCACACCCCGCGGCCGTCGCTCGAGATGGCCGGCGGCACGACGTTCCACTTCCTGTCCGCAGCGCCCCGTGAGGCGCTCGACCGGGCACGGGAGGCGGCCGGGGGCAAGGACGTCCGGGTCGGTGGCGGACCCACCGTCGTGCGCGACTTCCTCAAGGCCGGCCTCGTCGACCAGCTCCACGTCGCGATCGCGCCGATCCTGCTCGGTCGCGGCACACGCCTGTGGGACGACCTGCGCGGGCTGGAGTCCGGTTACGAGGTCACCGCCGAGACGGCCGAGAGCGGCACCATCCACCTGACGTTCCGGCGGTAG
- a CDS encoding iron chaperone — MDTTQQPSRRPTAADAEPDGFTAEERAAMKERAREVRADKRRRAGASKADPEAEVLATIAGLPDADRALAEAIHTIVRADAPDLAPRLWYGMPAYARSGKVIFFFQPASKFKARYATLGFNDEARLDDGAMWPTAFALTSLTAAVEDTIRELVTRAAG, encoded by the coding sequence ATGGACACGACGCAGCAGCCGTCCCGACGCCCGACCGCCGCAGACGCCGAACCCGACGGCTTCACGGCGGAGGAGCGCGCCGCCATGAAGGAGCGGGCCCGAGAGGTCCGGGCCGACAAGCGGCGCCGCGCGGGAGCGTCGAAGGCGGACCCCGAGGCCGAGGTGCTCGCCACGATCGCCGGGCTGCCGGACGCCGACCGTGCACTCGCCGAGGCGATCCACACGATCGTCCGGGCCGACGCCCCCGACCTGGCGCCACGGCTCTGGTACGGCATGCCCGCCTACGCCCGGAGCGGCAAGGTGATCTTCTTCTTCCAGCCTGCCTCGAAGTTCAAGGCCCGCTACGCCACGCTCGGCTTCAACGACGAGGCGCGACTCGACGACGGCGCGATGTGGCCCACGGCGTTCGCCCTGACGAGTCTGACCGCCGCGGTGGAGGACACGATCCGCGAGCTGGTGACCCGAGCAGCCGGCTGA
- a CDS encoding LCP family protein, protein MPERHRKSRRRSVVRHTRSRQGRPVVRALGLVLTAVLAFGASAAASVALRLQSNVDKIDLDGLVVAASPSVTREPDPDDPNAGSPVNILLIGSDQRTGENEAIGGANSSMASDTTIVAHISADRTRVELVSIPRDSMVRMPSCTATNGKTSRTSSKAQFNSAFATGWSLGGDIASAAACTMSAVQENTGLTLDHVAVVDMAGFQQMIDAIGGVDICIPDAMQDKYTGLNVAAGNQHLDGVTALQFARARHVVGSDGSDLTRIGNQQRLLSAVMTEVLSKNLVADVPELLSFMSAATSSLTTDGGLTVQTMVGLAYSARSLSGGGITFLTIPNGPDPADPNRVVWTSAADTVWSNMVQDLPVVASETTVPTTAATSAATTPPTGSATTGATSPTTTVDPATVPTPAETKTAGREPFTGDDVTAVCG, encoded by the coding sequence GTGCCCGAACGTCACCGCAAGTCGCGCCGAAGGTCTGTCGTCCGTCACACGCGCTCACGGCAGGGCCGCCCGGTCGTCCGCGCCCTCGGGCTCGTGCTGACGGCCGTGCTCGCCTTCGGTGCCAGCGCCGCGGCCTCGGTGGCGCTGCGTCTGCAGAGCAACGTCGACAAGATCGACCTCGACGGGCTCGTCGTCGCCGCCTCGCCGAGCGTGACCCGCGAGCCGGACCCGGACGACCCGAACGCGGGCTCGCCGGTGAACATCCTGCTGATCGGCTCGGACCAGCGCACCGGGGAGAACGAGGCGATCGGTGGCGCGAACTCGAGCATGGCCTCCGACACCACGATCGTCGCGCACATCTCGGCGGACAGGACCCGCGTCGAGCTGGTGTCGATCCCGCGCGACTCGATGGTGCGCATGCCGTCCTGCACCGCGACGAACGGCAAGACCTCCCGGACGTCCTCGAAGGCGCAGTTCAACTCGGCGTTCGCCACCGGGTGGTCGCTCGGGGGCGACATCGCCTCGGCCGCTGCCTGCACGATGAGCGCGGTGCAGGAGAACACCGGGCTGACGCTCGACCACGTGGCCGTCGTCGACATGGCCGGGTTCCAGCAGATGATCGACGCGATCGGCGGGGTCGACATCTGCATCCCGGATGCGATGCAGGACAAGTACACCGGCCTGAACGTCGCGGCGGGGAACCAGCACCTGGACGGGGTCACCGCGCTGCAGTTCGCCCGCGCCCGGCACGTCGTGGGCAGCGACGGCTCCGACCTGACGCGCATCGGCAACCAGCAGCGTCTGCTGTCGGCCGTGATGACCGAGGTGCTCTCGAAGAACCTCGTGGCCGACGTTCCGGAGCTGCTCTCGTTCATGTCCGCGGCGACCAGCTCGCTGACCACCGACGGCGGTCTGACCGTCCAGACGATGGTCGGTCTCGCCTACAGCGCGCGCAGCCTCAGTGGTGGGGGGATCACGTTCCTCACGATTCCCAACGGGCCGGACCCGGCCGACCCCAACCGCGTGGTGTGGACGTCGGCGGCCGACACCGTGTGGTCGAACATGGTGCAGGACCTGCCCGTCGTCGCCTCGGAGACGACGGTGCCGACCACGGCGGCGACGAGTGCGGCGACGACCCCGCCGACCGGCTCCGCGACGACGGGCGCAACGAGCCCGACGACGACCGTCGATCCGGCCACCGTGCCGACGCCCGCGGAGACGAAGACCGCTGGACGGGAACCGTTCACGGGGGACGACGTCACGGCCGTCTGCGGATGA
- a CDS encoding DinB family protein: protein MAHHDPKADLLRYLQAARDALLWKLDGLSEHDARRPLTPTGTNLLGLVKHVASIELGYFGETFDRPSGEPLPWFADDAEPNADMWATAEQSRADIVGLYHRAWAHSDATIAALDLDAIGHVPWWPEDRDEVTLHRILVHMVAETDRHAGHADIVRELIDGEVGLRAGNDNLPPADAAWWAGYRDRLEAAAREASAES from the coding sequence ATGGCGCACCACGACCCGAAGGCCGACCTCCTCCGCTACCTGCAGGCGGCGCGCGACGCGCTGCTCTGGAAGCTCGACGGGCTCTCCGAGCACGACGCCCGTCGTCCGCTGACGCCGACGGGCACCAACCTCCTGGGCCTGGTCAAGCACGTGGCCAGCATCGAGCTCGGGTACTTCGGCGAGACGTTCGATCGTCCGTCCGGCGAACCGCTGCCGTGGTTCGCCGACGACGCCGAGCCGAACGCCGACATGTGGGCGACGGCCGAGCAGTCACGTGCCGACATCGTGGGGCTCTACCACCGGGCCTGGGCCCACTCCGACGCCACGATCGCGGCGCTCGACCTCGATGCGATCGGGCACGTGCCCTGGTGGCCGGAGGACCGCGACGAGGTGACGCTGCACCGGATCCTCGTGCACATGGTCGCCGAGACCGACCGCCACGCCGGGCACGCCGACATCGTCCGGGAGCTCATCGACGGCGAGGTCGGCCTCCGTGCGGGCAACGACAACCTGCCGCCCGCAGACGCCGCCTGGTGGGCCGGCTACCGCGACCGGCTGGAGGCCGCGGCACGCGAGGCGTCGGCCGAGAGCTGA
- a CDS encoding ABC transporter substrate-binding protein, with the protein MKIRRISAGVAALAAGAVVLSACSGPDTGSEIVEDTSVNVGWNQPFYAQNNLTSSGNATTNTNVLYMTTANFNYYDADLNLVKSEDFGTYEKVSDDPLTVKYTVNEGVKWSDGTAVDAADLILYWGPQNDAFDNVAPEYDDDGNITNQDAIDAGVYFDGSSQAMNLVSKAPEVSDDGRSVTLVYDSPRSDWEISFQPSPVAAHAVAKLALGIDDPEEGKQAIIDAFANNDTAALSKIAKVWNESFNFTSLPDDPELYLSSSAYVISDFVENQYLTLTARDDYTWGPKPKVQTVTIRYTEDPLASVTALQNGEVDLIQPQSSVDVIKTLDGLTGSGISYESSPEGTFEHVDLIFNNGGPFDPATYGGDAEKARLVREAFLLSIPRQEIIEKLIQPLQADATTRDSFTVVPGSPTYEDVVTGNGSDAYAETDLTKAKDLLAQAGVTGPIDVRFLYGKSNVRRANEYQLIAASAAQAGFNVIDGGDDNWGSLLTATDGYDASLFGWQSTNTFALGSEANYVTGGLNNFAGYSNADVDQWYKEMATADAATEQELTTKIEAQLYADAFGIPIFQFPGVVAHRDALSGVSVIPLSPSIFWNYWDWEITASDSATS; encoded by the coding sequence TTGAAGATCAGGCGAATCAGCGCGGGCGTCGCGGCGCTCGCTGCCGGCGCCGTGGTGCTCAGCGCATGCTCGGGCCCCGACACCGGGTCGGAGATCGTCGAGGACACGTCGGTCAACGTCGGTTGGAACCAGCCGTTCTACGCTCAGAACAACCTGACGTCCTCGGGCAACGCGACGACGAACACGAACGTCCTCTACATGACGACGGCGAACTTCAACTACTACGACGCTGACCTGAACCTCGTCAAGAGCGAGGACTTCGGCACGTACGAGAAGGTCTCCGACGACCCGCTGACCGTCAAGTACACGGTCAACGAGGGTGTCAAGTGGTCCGACGGCACGGCCGTGGACGCCGCTGACCTCATCCTCTACTGGGGCCCGCAGAACGACGCTTTCGACAACGTCGCCCCGGAGTACGACGACGACGGCAACATCACCAACCAGGACGCCATCGACGCGGGCGTCTACTTCGACGGCTCGTCGCAGGCCATGAACCTGGTGAGCAAGGCCCCCGAGGTCTCGGACGACGGCCGCTCGGTCACCCTCGTCTACGACTCCCCGCGCTCCGACTGGGAGATCTCCTTCCAGCCGTCGCCGGTCGCCGCGCACGCCGTCGCCAAGCTCGCGCTCGGCATCGACGACCCGGAGGAGGGCAAGCAGGCGATCATCGACGCGTTCGCGAACAACGACACCGCGGCGCTGTCCAAGATCGCGAAGGTCTGGAACGAGTCCTTCAACTTCACGTCCCTGCCGGACGACCCGGAGCTGTACCTCTCCTCGAGCGCGTACGTCATCTCGGACTTCGTGGAGAACCAGTACCTCACGCTGACGGCCCGTGACGACTACACCTGGGGCCCCAAGCCCAAGGTGCAGACGGTCACCATCCGTTACACGGAGGACCCGCTGGCCTCGGTCACGGCACTGCAGAACGGTGAGGTCGACCTCATCCAGCCGCAGTCCTCGGTCGACGTCATCAAGACGCTCGACGGCCTGACCGGTTCCGGCATCTCCTACGAGTCCTCGCCCGAGGGCACGTTCGAGCACGTCGACCTGATCTTCAACAACGGCGGCCCGTTCGACCCGGCGACCTACGGCGGCGACGCCGAGAAGGCCCGCCTGGTCCGCGAGGCGTTCCTGCTCTCGATCCCCCGCCAGGAGATCATCGAGAAGCTCATCCAGCCGCTGCAGGCCGACGCCACCACGCGTGACTCCTTCACGGTCGTGCCGGGCTCGCCCACGTACGAGGACGTCGTGACCGGCAACGGTTCGGACGCCTACGCCGAGACCGACCTCACCAAGGCCAAGGACCTGCTCGCGCAGGCCGGCGTCACCGGCCCGATCGACGTGCGCTTCCTGTACGGCAAGTCGAACGTCCGTCGTGCCAACGAGTACCAGCTCATTGCGGCCTCGGCCGCCCAGGCCGGCTTCAACGTCATCGACGGCGGGGACGACAACTGGGGCAGCCTGCTGACGGCGACCGACGGATACGACGCGTCGCTGTTCGGCTGGCAGTCGACGAACACCTTCGCCCTCGGTTCCGAGGCGAACTACGTCACCGGTGGTCTGAACAACTTCGCCGGCTACTCCAACGCCGACGTCGACCAGTGGTACAAGGAGATGGCGACGGCCGACGCCGCCACCGAGCAGGAGCTCACCACGAAGATCGAGGCCCAGCTGTACGCGGACGCGTTCGGCATCCCGATCTTCCAGTTCCCGGGCGTCGTGGCCCACCGTGACGCGCTCTCCGGCGTCTCGGTGATCCCGCTGTCCCCGAGCATCTTCTGGAACTACTGGGACTGGGAGATCACGGCGTCCGACTCGGCCACCTCGTGA
- a CDS encoding ABC transporter permease, translated as MVTSETSVPAGTAVTSAASGATPRRRRLSVSAPTLTFIGRRLLSSAIVLLGATFIVYMLLAYALDPLEDLYASSAPNKEQLIQARIRALDLDTPPVIRYFKWVGGVLGYLIGKGTLGTSWVTGQEVTAMLSTAIPSSVKLIALATVLAIVLGVTVGIVSALRQYTGFDYSVTFLSFVLYSLPSFWVAVLLKLWGAIGFNDFLADPTLTWGTIALLSVIGGAIWQALIAGPRRQRLLTFGVSTLATATVLWAVTASGWLLDPSLGMAGIGVLGAGAAVGVTALTTGLQDKRALYSSLTVVAIGVALWYPLQYAFVDVTALMIVGLAVVAVAVGVLVGFLFGGPDRGQSMRNAAITAFVVGGLTYVDRVMQVWYKYSNSTKINGRPIATIGSQTPGLSGDYWVTTLDTFTHLVLPTIALILISFAGYTRYSRASLLEVMNQDYIRTARAKGLPERVVTVRHAFRNALIPLATIVPLDIAALFGGAIITERIFSWSGMGSLFIHSLNARDADPIMGYFLVVGTMLVLANIVVDFVYAALDPRIRVNA; from the coding sequence ATGGTCACCTCTGAGACGAGCGTGCCGGCAGGAACCGCGGTCACATCCGCGGCCTCCGGCGCGACCCCCCGGCGCCGACGCCTGAGCGTCAGTGCGCCGACGTTGACCTTCATCGGTCGCCGGCTCCTGTCCTCCGCGATCGTCCTCCTCGGGGCGACGTTCATCGTCTACATGCTCCTGGCCTACGCCCTCGACCCGCTCGAGGACCTCTACGCCAGCAGCGCTCCGAACAAGGAGCAGCTCATCCAGGCGCGCATCCGCGCCCTCGACCTCGACACCCCGCCGGTGATCCGCTACTTCAAGTGGGTCGGCGGCGTGCTGGGCTACCTGATCGGCAAGGGCACGCTCGGCACGAGCTGGGTCACCGGCCAGGAGGTCACCGCGATGCTCTCGACGGCGATCCCGTCGAGCGTCAAGCTGATCGCCCTGGCCACGGTGCTGGCGATCGTGCTCGGCGTGACCGTGGGCATCGTGTCGGCACTGCGCCAGTACACGGGCTTCGACTACTCGGTGACGTTCCTGTCGTTCGTCCTGTACTCGCTGCCCTCGTTCTGGGTCGCCGTGCTGCTCAAGCTGTGGGGCGCCATCGGTTTCAACGACTTCCTCGCCGACCCGACGCTGACGTGGGGGACGATCGCGCTCCTGTCGGTGATCGGCGGCGCCATCTGGCAGGCGCTGATCGCCGGGCCACGGCGGCAGCGGCTCCTGACGTTCGGCGTCTCGACCCTCGCGACCGCCACGGTGCTGTGGGCGGTGACCGCCAGCGGCTGGCTGCTCGACCCGAGCCTGGGCATGGCCGGTATCGGTGTGCTCGGTGCCGGCGCGGCAGTCGGTGTCACGGCGCTGACGACGGGGCTGCAGGACAAGCGCGCGCTGTACTCGTCGCTGACCGTCGTCGCGATCGGTGTGGCGCTCTGGTACCCGCTGCAGTATGCGTTCGTCGACGTGACGGCCCTGATGATCGTGGGTCTGGCAGTCGTCGCCGTGGCTGTCGGAGTGCTCGTCGGCTTCCTCTTCGGGGGTCCGGATCGCGGGCAGTCGATGCGCAACGCCGCCATCACGGCGTTCGTCGTCGGCGGTCTGACCTACGTCGACCGAGTCATGCAGGTCTGGTACAAGTACTCGAACTCGACCAAGATCAACGGCCGCCCGATCGCCACGATCGGTTCGCAGACCCCGGGCCTGTCCGGTGACTACTGGGTCACGACCCTGGACACCTTCACGCACCTCGTGCTGCCGACGATCGCCCTGATCCTCATCTCGTTCGCGGGCTACACCCGGTACTCCCGGGCGAGCCTGCTCGAGGTGATGAACCAGGACTACATCCGCACGGCACGGGCCAAGGGCCTGCCCGAGCGGGTCGTCACGGTGCGGCACGCGTTCCGCAACGCGCTGATCCCGCTGGCCACGATCGTCCCGCTGGACATCGCCGCGCTCTTCGGCGGTGCGATCATCACCGAGCGGATCTTCTCCTGGAGCGGCATGGGCTCGCTGTTCATCCACTCCCTGAACGCCAGGGACGCGGACCCGATCATGGGGTACTTCCTCGTCGTCGGCACGATGCTCGTCCTCGCCAACATCGTCGTGGACTTCGTCTACGCCGCTCTCGACCCCAGGATCCGGGTGAACGCATGA
- a CDS encoding ABC transporter permease, whose protein sequence is MTAPTPLSPQIDPEHHDVVENAIELKEVEGLSQGRIVLRRFVRHRGAIIAAAILTFVVLLATTSIGWGPIPGWWKWTITDLPPIVDGGSPTLSFSGGLTVGEHPFGQDNLGKDVFALVMRGTQQSLLVMVVIGLVATVIGIALGALSGFFRGRTDNLLMRFTDMVITIPVIMIGAILGAWVGGASPFTLAIALALVSWTSMARLVRGEFLSLREREFVDAARVAGASSGRIMFKHILPNAVGVIIVNSTLLMASAILLETALSYLGFGITYPDVSLGNLINEYQTAFATRPWLFWWPGLFIVTIALCINFIGDGLRDAFDPRQRRVATRRALSRAERRAARDAGTDAAAPAAAGA, encoded by the coding sequence ATGACCGCCCCCACGCCTCTCTCGCCCCAGATCGACCCGGAGCACCACGACGTCGTCGAGAACGCCATCGAGCTCAAGGAGGTCGAGGGTCTCTCGCAGGGGCGCATCGTCCTGCGTCGCTTCGTGCGGCACCGCGGTGCCATCATCGCGGCCGCGATCCTGACGTTCGTCGTGCTGCTCGCGACGACCTCCATCGGCTGGGGACCGATCCCCGGCTGGTGGAAGTGGACCATCACCGACCTGCCCCCGATCGTCGACGGCGGGTCGCCGACGCTGTCGTTCAGCGGCGGGCTCACCGTCGGTGAGCACCCCTTCGGCCAGGACAACCTCGGCAAGGACGTGTTCGCGCTCGTCATGCGCGGCACCCAGCAGTCGCTGCTCGTCATGGTCGTCATCGGGCTCGTGGCCACGGTCATCGGCATCGCGCTCGGCGCGCTGTCCGGCTTCTTCCGGGGGCGCACGGACAACCTGCTCATGCGGTTCACCGACATGGTCATCACCATCCCGGTGATCATGATCGGCGCGATCCTGGGTGCCTGGGTGGGCGGCGCGAGCCCCTTCACGCTGGCCATCGCCCTCGCGCTGGTCTCCTGGACGTCCATGGCCCGGCTCGTACGCGGGGAGTTCCTCTCGCTGCGCGAGCGCGAGTTCGTCGATGCGGCCCGGGTCGCGGGCGCCAGCAGCGGTCGGATCATGTTCAAGCACATCCTGCCGAACGCGGTCGGCGTGATCATCGTCAACTCGACGCTGCTCATGGCCTCGGCGATCCTGCTCGAGACCGCGCTGAGCTACCTCGGCTTCGGCATCACGTACCCGGACGTCTCGCTCGGCAACCTGATCAACGAGTACCAGACCGCGTTCGCGACGCGTCCGTGGCTGTTCTGGTGGCCGGGTCTGTTCATCGTGACGATCGCGCTGTGCATCAACTTCATCGGTGACGGCCTGCGCGATGCGTTCGACCCCCGTCAGCGACGCGTCGCGACCCGGCGGGCGCTCAGCCGTGCCGAGCGTCGTGCGGCCCGTGACGCCGGGACGGACGCTGCGGCGCCCGCGGCCGCGGGCGCCTGA